The Ipomoea triloba cultivar NCNSP0323 chromosome 14, ASM357664v1 region ACGCGCCCGCTTGCGCGTTTACTGCAGCCTGCagccttttttattattatttgttctgtttcaatttttttttttcttctctttgttttctctttCCTTGTTGGCATATTAAAAATCGTGAAAGATCTTAAacctgataaggatgctctaacacCTACCCCAAGAAAATGTGAAGATAGCTGAAAGGGATAGCACCACAACCACAACACTACCTGTTGAGAGGGATACTACCACCACACTACCTGCTAAAGAGACTAGAACAATGCCACTTCCACAAGAAAAAATTTTGCTCAACAAGTAAGTTCATTGCCAAAATGATATACCTTCAATTAGTAAATAATATACactttccttataagtaacaaatactttattccctattagtattacattttaaaatataagtatcacattttcatCTTAACCTGATCCATCTCACGAATATTAATTCGTGAGAAAATctcacataattttttattgtattataattttctcaTTATACTGATCATCaatgaatgaaaaatattaataaagtttgaattacaaacaaaaattacataatttacctaatatattttcttcttGATGAGTTTGGAGAGTGGTAATTGCCTAAACATCATAATCGTATCCTCCCATGGACAAAACTTATATTGATGGCATGCGTTTAATATCTTACTAACGCATTTTAtatctattaaattttaaaatactcgGTATTACTACATCTTTAATAATAGGAGTAATGTAATACATCCTCTGAATATTCACATCCTGGTGTGACACTATCAAATGAATTTCCTTTACTTGATCCTTAAATAAATTCTCTTTTTAAACTCAGGGTAAGATTAATTATGAACatccaataaaaataaagaatttacaacgtgtttggttcatggaataagTCGGGAATGGAATATCTAACGATTCCTGTTTTATTCCTAGCCTATTCCATTTCCTATGGAATACTATTCCTGTTCCTTTAAAATtcatttcgtgaaccaaacaaGTTGTTATTAGCATGTCAAGAAGTGAATTTAGAAAGGAAGAATAACATAATTGTCAATAAAATTGAGTATCCCTAAGAATTTTCCCAAAGCCATGGCAGGCATGATTTGCTGCAACCAtgttcaaaaataattaaagtaaaataatttgtattacCATACTGCAAACACAACCACTGACAAGAGGTAAAACTATTGGAGTAGAATGGTATTTATTTGCTGTTCTTCAATAGAATTAATATGCAGTTAGAgttagaaagaaaagaaaagaaaattgttcCTATTTGATTTCATCAACTATCATATTTCCATTTACAGGTGGGGATCAAATGTACCATCTTACAATTGAAGGTGTACTTTCAATGAAATCATGCACTTCTAGATTCCGGTCTCTACTCGATATCTTTTACAGCGTCCTGCATCGTGGATAACAAACAGGTTAAGGGACCGAGAGACGAGCATTTTGTTTGTAAAAGAAACTCATTTTTTTACTCATTCCATCTCGTTTTCTCCTAACTTTCAAAAAACCCATAAGCAATAATAACAAATTGTTCGAGACATTGGCTttggccaaaccacactaaaagactaaATCCAATAAATTAGCTAGTCTAGCACTCATGGCCTAATAAACAGGGCCAATAAGAAGTATAGCAAATATAGCAGGACTGAGGGAGTATAACAAATCAGAGAACAATAGTGACAAGCAAATTACCTTAGCAAGCCGCGTTACATAAGTAGCAGCTATGGCCGTAACTAATAGACCTATTCCCAGTGTCACTAGACTGTTCCCTCCTCCAAGACCAATGCTTGATTCATCTTGCTGGAAAAGCCGGGAaacataaaaaatcaaaacaaaagatttcaatttcatctttAAAGAAAGCTTAAACAGGTAACAATGTTTATAGTGACACGGGGATACACTAATACCTTGAAAATACACATGCCCTAGATAACCACAAAATTTGTGGATTAAAAGATAGGCATTACAATGAGATGGCAAATAATGACCTCGCAGTTTTATATTGAGTTTTATAAACACTCATTCTGGTTACATCACCAGTCGTCttctttttttctcatttttcctttcatattttacATAATTCATATCCTGATTGATATGACAAAACATGACAGATTTTGCAAAAATAGGTTGCTTGTGTAGTTGTGTACTTAGTACTAGATGAAGACTACCTATACTATCAATCAAAGTATATTGCTACCAAccaatctttaatttttatccttaaaaaaatattaataatactaatcaaCCATAAACAAATACCAATAACAATAAGAAATGAATAGAAAGCAATACTTACAATAATTGCTCGACCAAATGCACCCGCACTCACATAAGCCCAAGTTCCAGGAAGCATACCTAGCCAACTGCAAATAAGAAAGAAAGGGTAAGATGGGTAAAAGGTCATAACATGCTACATTTCTATATCCCACTTCATCTGATCTAGGTAGAGAGCATCAAACAGTAAACGAGTGCTAGGATATATGTCAATGATGTGCGTGTGGAAAATCTAGCAAAGTTAGaagatatattacatataaatcATGTCAAGGTATGGCAATGTTAAATTGGTTGTCCATAATAAACAAAGCTGGTTGTTAAACATAGTTTTAGGAATAGGAAACAAACGTCAACTTAAACCTCGTAATATTTCAATAAAAGTTGTGAAGATTTTAGTTCTTTTAAGACTTAGAACATTTCACTACTTTATCTCATATGCAAATAACTGAAATAAGAGATATCCACATCTAATAATGTCTCAAGCTGCTTCTTTATAGTGGTATAACTGTCCTGATTGAGCTCCAGGAGTTCTACTTTACATCTACATTTCAACCCAAACGATTTAGATATTAAAGACTAGGCAAAATTCCAATTTAAAGGACACTCAATGAAGTTCATCACCAAGTTCCTTCAGCTCTGGTAAGCTTTTTTGCAGATATTCATTCCTAGAAATCACATTTGCAACCATACTCAAAAATGCctaacactattttttttagttgaaaaaCAACCTATATTTCCATAAACCTGTAGGATCATTAATCTTTTCGCAATTCTGAAAACAGAAAGTTCTTCAATGATTTTTCCGCATATTATGGGGCAATTTCTAATATTGAGGCTGAGTTGTGTGTGCCACAATGAATGTATTGTGGTGTGTACTAGAAGGGGATCACTATGACTTGAGCTTGAAATGTGATACATGCTAAGGAAGTcttattttattactattacattacatagtttagatattaagaaactactaaataattatttagaaattactaaatagttatttaacttATTACTCTTAGTCTTCCAATTAGTTTAGgtagattaattatttagaaactaccaaataattaatcattctTAGTTTAGGAATCTTTGTAATCATCCCTATAAAAGGGAATGTTATTTAGAATAAAGAAAAGCagaaattcaatcccaaaaaggATCTAAGGGTGTTTTGGGTCTCAAGCAAACCCagtattttcttcttttttcttttccaactaTTATTCTTTCTTCCTTTTATCTTATGTTTTTTTGCCCATGACGGGAGCACATAACAAAATGTTCTACTACTGCTTGTCCTTGAGCCCCATGCATTTTGATAACTGTGGTTGCAAATTATTTTccatgttataatctaagattggttCAGGATCACTCAACTAAGCTATAATGCACCTGGGCCAAACCaaactaaaagattgaatctaatcaattagctagtctaacccatgaccttataaacccatatgtcctctatttttttttcgatGTGAGACTCTTAACATTCCCAAAATCACATCTTCATCTAGTCTTTTGGTTACTTGGACCTCCTAGACAACTTTGCCTCAACAAGCATGTGGGTTAGTTTACAGTTAGTCAGTTGCACCATATCTATTCGGTCAGGTAAGACTAGAATTGGATGACCGTAAAGGAGTCCTCCTAATTTTTGTTTTCCTAGTCTCTTCAGCGGGCGCACATCATTGGTCCTGTGTACTTAGAATTGATTTGTTCAAAGGCATTCGGAGGTTTTGGCTCTTGCCCCACTCAATTGTACTTATTTCTTTGATGGAAAATAAACTTGCTATCAGGATTTctatttaaggaaaaataaagCTTTTAAACTCATCTACAACCTAAAAGGCAATTCCATAGCAAGGCACGATAATCCAAAGGACACTGACCTTCCCAAAACATAAGGCACAAACTTGACAGAAGTCAGTCCATACAGATAATTTCCAAGAGAGAACGGAAGCAAAGGACTCAAACGGAGAAGGGTGACAACTTTAAAACCATTTTCTCCAATTGCTTTGTCAATTGCAAGAAATTTCTTGTTCCCTTCAACCAGTTTTAGAATGCGATCACGAGCAAAATATCTAGCAATGAGAAATGCAACACTTGCAGCCACCTGAAAGGAGTAAATTAAAgaacatagttttttttttaagtatcgCCAAATCCTCTTAATTGCTTTGTAGAAGCAAATATACTAGCTTACTGTTCCACTGATAGAGACAATGATGGTTCCAATGAAAGAGCCAAACAGAAGACCAGCAGACATGGTCAGCGGAATGGCTGGTATTGCAAGGACCTAGGAAAAGAAACAAATACTAGTGAAAATTTGCCTCAAATGGATGACGAATACCTTAAAAAGTTAAACAATGAAATAACATCCTTTTTTATAATTACTGAAATTGGattattgtttaaaaataacTTACTATTAGTTAATGTTCAGACAGTTAAAGTAAACAGATGCATTAGTATATATTTCACACATTGTAAGAATATTACTTCTTGCAGTGTATTGGATTCAGATCACATACTCTTATACTCCCTCCACTCCCATTTTGTAAGGGGTAATTGTGTTTGGCAcagtttttaagaaaaaaaaattaataagatgtGATACCCTTTCcaaattttccctaaaaaaagGTGAGTTAGGACCCACAGAGAAAAGTTAAAAGGAATAAAAAGGAAATTCGGGGGAAAAAAAAGTTAGTGGTGTTTAAAATAGGAAAGTGGGAATTATTTTGGAACCGACTAAAAAGGAAGTTATCTTCTGAAGCAACTATATTACACAAACATCACCTGATATGGCATGAAATGATCAGTAGAGATGTAGCATCATTATTGATTAAAGTCATTAAACAGTTACCAGTTTTGCCAAACCGAGAATAGAACAGATTTTGGATTTTCAATCTTACCTCTAATCCAGCATAAACTGCAACAAAAAGTGCATATCCAGCTGGACCATAATCTGTCACATGAAAAGCCTCAGATACACTCACAGGAAAGAAAAGTTCGTAAAATCCAATAACtacattcaatttttaattgCTTTCAGAAAGAATTGCAGTAAATAAATTTTGGTAGGAGATCAAAAAccaaaatctataaaaaaattatttcactcATGTCATGCTTCTCTGCAATAAGAGTCTGCATAAAGCTGGGAAACTAATAATTTGACCTCCAAAGTGGAGCAAAGACCCCGAGCAGTAAAGGCATATCTAAAGCAGTATACAATGATACAGCAAGGCATCCTAGAAGGTCTAAGGTTAATTAGTTGGGACTTCTTGGGGCAGACTATACACTATCAAGAGCCATTAATGCCTGTTCTTTGTTCTTCATTCTATCTTTCTTCATCAAGCTAACATCAAAATAAACTTCATAGGAAACTCAAAATTAAACCTAAAATTATTGGCACACTGCATTGAAAAAATGAATGACTCGTGCTCACCTAAGAAGCACAATTATTTTCTCTATCTGTGGCCTCAAACTAGTTTCTCATCACAATCAAAAACTTAATCTTAGATGATCTTATCAAACAATTGGCATCTGATTCTAtcacaaataaacaaaaacttaAGAACAGAAAATGTTATAGTTAGGTTCCCTTGTTCTACGTACATAAAACATTTATGTCCAACCAAAATGTAAACTTTTCATATCAGCCATGACCCTCGATTAGTTTAAGCTTTTTGCAAGATCTTCCCACTATGACATAATATTCAGATTCTATTCAAAACCCAAATCCTTGCTGCAATTCTGCCCAGAACATAATTCCTCACAGCAATTCTTTCTAGACCATCcctctacacacacacacttgcACATACACATTGAACTGACAGCAATAGGCAAAATATTTCCAGCATCCAATCTGCCCAAAGCATAATTCCTAAAAGCAATTCTTTTTAGGCCATCcccctacacacacacacattgaaCTGGCAGCAATTAGCAAGATTTTTTCCACACCAACTAAATTTATTATGCATAGCCAGACACACACAAATTtgaaatggaaatgaaaaaGGAATTCACCCAACTATACCATCAATGATGCTTGAAAACTGTGTCAAGAAAGCATTGATCTGGTCCTTGTAGAGGTAACCTACAACCCCAAATCCACCAACTGCACCTACAATCAAAAGACCAGCCAAAAGGGTACCTTTAACCGCAgcatccccatccccatccccttCCCCACCACCATTCTCAGTACTATCATTCTCCTCTTTGGGACCCAAATTCAAGAGCTTACTAAAGCTCTGGGGAGCACCAGAGGGAGTCTTGGAAAGGGTCTGCTGTTTCTTGGTTTGTTTGAGGGAAGAGCGTGGCTTCAAGAAGTGGAACCTCTTGGGTCTGAAGCTATACAGAAATGAAGAgcaagaaggagaagaaaacgAGGAAAGGGCAAAGCATAGTGATAATGGTCGGGTCGAGGAAACGGTGGGCATTTCAAGTAGTGGAAGAGGATAAAGAGAGCTTCTTTTTCCTCTGCTTTTCTGGTGGTTCTTGAGCTCATTCAAGAACGTTTAGGAATTAGAAGAAGGCAGATGCCATGTAAAATTTCGAACAAACAGAATATACTCCCATTCTAGCTATCGCTGTTTGAAATTTGTGTTCTGCGATTTgatttttgggaaattttttgtGACGTTGAAATTCAAGGTCGAGTTCTAGAGGTATCAGGATGGATAAAATTGTGTTCGTTGTTGAGGCACGtgtagtttttcttttctttttaagttatttttcgtttcttaatttttcataataatggACTAATGGTTTATGGTAATGGTGTGTGGCTGCCTCCTGCCTGGGGATCTTGCTTCGGGACCACGAAACTgtatcattttatgtgtctagtttcATTAATGATACTTTActaaagttaattttaattaatttattataacattaaatttaatattagtatataagatttatataattagaaactacattaaaatactataaacacaagacaattaaatttaaaaatactaaaaaaaaataatttgattaatgaataataaacaacACAGGTaaaatgagtaaaatggtgGAATCAGATTCAAACTCAG contains the following coding sequences:
- the LOC116003520 gene encoding uncharacterized protein LOC116003520; this encodes MPTVSSTRPLSLCFALSSFSSPSCSSFLYSFRPKRFHFLKPRSSLKQTKKQQTLSKTPSGAPQSFSKLLNLGPKEENDSTENGGGEGDGDGDAAVKGTLLAGLLIVGAVGGFGVVGYLYKDQINAFLTQFSSIIDDYGPAGYALFVAVYAGLEVLAIPAIPLTMSAGLLFGSFIGTIIVSISGTVAASVAFLIARYFARDRILKLVEGNKKFLAIDKAIGENGFKVVTLLRLSPLLPFSLGNYLYGLTSVKFVPYVLGSWLGMLPGTWAYVSAGAFGRAIIQDESSIGLGGGNSLVTLGIGLLVTAIAATYVTRLAKDAVKDIE